In the genome of Croceimicrobium hydrocarbonivorans, one region contains:
- a CDS encoding LiaF transmembrane domain-containing protein — translation MSRHNRNKSIYVGVAILVIGVIMFLRKMNIYIPEWIWSFEMLLIGIGVAVGIDNKFRNPSSYILIGLGGLLLLDDIFYFDFNIWYYFWPLLVISIGLIIIFQSRFRAAKVDNFSGNEADKLDSVAIFNGVKRSVNSKSFAGGEVVTIFGGTELNLMNADFEGTANLEMTVLFGGAKLFVPKNWEVRPEVTSIFGGVDDKRHSAIEVMPDNKVLYLTGTVVFGGLEIVNY, via the coding sequence ATGTCACGACACAATCGAAACAAATCTATTTACGTCGGAGTCGCCATTCTGGTGATTGGCGTAATCATGTTCCTCCGGAAAATGAACATCTATATTCCGGAATGGATCTGGAGCTTTGAAATGCTATTGATCGGTATTGGTGTGGCTGTGGGTATCGACAATAAATTCCGCAATCCCTCCTCCTACATTTTGATTGGCCTGGGAGGCCTGCTATTATTGGATGATATCTTCTACTTCGATTTTAATATCTGGTATTATTTCTGGCCCCTCTTGGTGATTAGCATTGGCTTGATCATCATCTTTCAATCGCGATTCCGCGCTGCTAAGGTGGATAACTTTAGTGGCAATGAAGCGGATAAGCTCGATTCGGTAGCCATATTTAATGGGGTAAAACGCAGTGTTAATAGCAAGTCTTTTGCCGGGGGTGAAGTGGTAACCATATTTGGGGGTACGGAACTCAATTTGATGAATGCCGATTTTGAAGGAACGGCTAATTTAGAAATGACCGTGCTCTTTGGTGGCGCCAAGCTTTTCGTTCCTAAGAACTGGGAAGTGCGCCCGGAGGTAACCAGTATTTTTGGTGGAGTAGATGACAAGCGCCATTCAGCTATCGAGGTAATGCCCGATAATAAGGTGCTCTACCTTACTGGTACCGTAGTCTTTGGTGGTCTGGAGATCGTAAATTACTAA
- a CDS encoding D-2-hydroxyacid dehydrogenase, giving the protein MVKILANDGISKSGEEALKAAGFDVDTTKVAQERLAEHINENGVNVLLVRSATKVRKDLIDATKGNLKFIGRGGVGMDNIDVDYAREQGMIVQNTPAASTRSVAELVFAHLSGMVRFVFDANQKMPLEGETNFKVLKKNYGAGTELQGKTLGIIGFGRIGQEVAKIALGYGMEVKAVDPFVESADIKLEFFDGQSLNFTIKPESMDVVLASSDFITLHIAGAGKAVIGKAEIEKMKDNAGIINTARGGVVDEEALLEALESGKLKYAGLDVFVNEPTPAMAVLMSPYTSLTPHIGAATLEAQDRIGTEMAEHIIEAAKAW; this is encoded by the coding sequence ATGGTTAAGATTTTAGCGAACGACGGAATTTCTAAGAGCGGAGAAGAAGCCTTGAAAGCCGCCGGTTTCGATGTAGATACTACTAAAGTTGCTCAAGAGCGCTTGGCAGAGCATATCAACGAAAATGGCGTGAATGTACTTTTAGTGCGTTCGGCCACTAAAGTGCGTAAAGACCTTATTGATGCTACCAAAGGCAATTTGAAGTTTATTGGTCGTGGTGGTGTAGGTATGGATAATATTGATGTGGATTATGCACGTGAACAAGGCATGATCGTACAAAATACTCCTGCTGCCAGTACTCGTTCAGTAGCCGAATTGGTATTTGCTCACTTGAGCGGAATGGTACGTTTCGTATTCGATGCTAACCAGAAAATGCCATTGGAAGGTGAGACCAACTTCAAGGTTTTGAAGAAAAATTACGGTGCCGGCACTGAATTACAAGGTAAGACCTTAGGGATTATCGGATTTGGCCGTATTGGTCAAGAGGTAGCCAAAATCGCCTTGGGATATGGAATGGAAGTTAAAGCGGTAGACCCTTTTGTGGAGTCGGCCGATATTAAATTGGAATTCTTTGATGGACAGTCTTTGAACTTCACCATTAAGCCTGAGAGCATGGATGTGGTATTAGCGAGCTCCGACTTTATCACCTTGCATATTGCTGGTGCCGGTAAGGCGGTAATCGGTAAGGCTGAAATCGAAAAGATGAAGGATAATGCCGGAATCATCAATACCGCCCGTGGTGGTGTGGTTGATGAGGAAGCCTTATTGGAAGCTTTGGAAAGCGGCAAATTGAAATATGCTGGTTTGGATGTGTTTGTAAACGAACCTACTCCCGCCATGGCTGTTTTAATGAGCCCTTATACTTCTTTAACTCCCCATATTGGTGCTGCCACCTTAGAGGCGCAGGACCGTATCGGGACCGAAATGGCTGAACATATTATCGAGGCTGCCAAAGCCTGGTAA
- the serC gene encoding 3-phosphoserine/phosphohydroxythreonine transaminase, whose product MKKHNFSAGPCILPSEVLQEAANSVLNFDNLDLSLIEISHRSKNVVAVMDEAVALVKELLGVPEGYSVIFVQGGASLQFVMTPFNLMKAEGGKAAYLNTGTWSSKALKEAKRLGNAIEVASSKDKNFNYIPKGFEIPSDVDYFHTTSNNTIFGTQIKDFPKAEGLNVCDMSSDIFSRQINVADFDMIYAGAQKNMGPAGATVVIVKDEILGKTGRDIPAYLDYQIHIDKESMFNTPPVFSVYVSMLTLRWLKGIGGVAEMEKINQAKADLLYNEIDRNSKFYGTAEKEDRSNMNACFLAHEGVDTALFDEMWKAAGISGINGHRSVGGYRASMYNALPLESVQALVDVMQEFEKK is encoded by the coding sequence ATGAAGAAGCACAATTTTTCTGCCGGGCCCTGTATTCTTCCTTCTGAAGTATTACAAGAAGCCGCTAATTCAGTTCTCAATTTTGACAATCTCGACCTCTCTCTGATCGAAATCAGTCACCGTAGCAAAAACGTGGTGGCCGTGATGGATGAGGCCGTAGCTTTGGTTAAAGAATTGCTCGGAGTTCCCGAAGGTTATTCGGTAATCTTCGTGCAAGGTGGAGCCTCTTTACAATTTGTAATGACCCCTTTTAACCTGATGAAGGCTGAAGGTGGAAAAGCCGCGTATCTAAACACCGGAACCTGGAGCTCTAAAGCCCTAAAAGAGGCTAAGCGCTTGGGAAATGCCATTGAGGTTGCTTCTTCCAAAGACAAGAATTTCAACTACATCCCTAAGGGTTTTGAAATTCCTAGTGATGTTGACTATTTCCACACTACTTCTAATAATACCATTTTCGGAACCCAGATAAAGGATTTCCCGAAAGCAGAAGGATTGAATGTATGTGATATGTCATCCGATATTTTCAGTCGTCAAATTAATGTGGCTGATTTTGATATGATTTACGCCGGAGCCCAAAAGAATATGGGACCTGCCGGAGCTACTGTAGTAATCGTAAAAGACGAAATCTTAGGTAAAACCGGTCGCGATATTCCTGCATACTTGGATTATCAAATTCATATCGACAAAGAATCGATGTTTAATACGCCACCGGTATTTTCCGTGTATGTGTCTATGCTAACCTTGCGTTGGTTAAAGGGTATTGGCGGTGTAGCAGAAATGGAAAAAATCAATCAAGCTAAAGCTGATTTGCTTTACAATGAGATTGACCGTAACTCTAAATTCTATGGAACTGCCGAAAAAGAGGATCGTTCTAATATGAATGCCTGCTTCTTGGCTCATGAGGGAGTAGACACTGCTTTATTTGATGAGATGTGGAAGGCCGCCGGAATTAGCGGAATTAATGGTCACCGTTCTGTAGGTGGATACCGTGCCTCTATGTACAATGCTCTTCCTTTAGAGAGTGTGCAAGCTCTGGTTGACGTAATGCAAGAATTCGAAAAGAAATAA
- a CDS encoding Vat family streptogramin A O-acetyltransferase, translating to MSAPDPRQKFPLAHYDRLCFLNNVITNPNIIVGDFTYYDDFEDVRNFEKNVKYHFDFIGDKLIIGKFCQIASGVTFIMNGANHLQDSVSTYPFAIMGGDWAGAMEGKTYPYKGDTLIGNDVWIGYDVTIMPGVKIGDGAIIGSKSVVTKDVAPYSIVGGNPAKEIRKRFEASQIEYLLNLRWWDWPLEKITENLEMLTHPPKGV from the coding sequence ATGTCTGCTCCAGATCCCCGCCAAAAATTTCCTTTAGCTCATTATGATCGCCTTTGTTTCTTAAACAATGTGATCACCAATCCGAACATCATTGTAGGGGATTTCACCTATTACGATGACTTTGAAGATGTGCGCAATTTTGAGAAGAATGTGAAGTACCACTTCGATTTCATTGGTGATAAACTCATCATTGGGAAATTCTGCCAAATTGCCTCCGGGGTGACCTTCATAATGAATGGAGCTAATCATTTGCAGGATTCTGTATCGACCTATCCTTTTGCCATTATGGGAGGCGATTGGGCCGGTGCCATGGAAGGCAAGACTTATCCTTATAAAGGCGATACCCTTATTGGGAATGATGTGTGGATCGGCTATGATGTTACCATAATGCCTGGGGTGAAGATTGGCGATGGAGCGATAATCGGATCCAAATCGGTGGTGACCAAAGATGTGGCGCCCTACAGCATAGTAGGCGGAAACCCGGCTAAAGAAATTCGCAAGCGTTTTGAAGCTTCGCAAATTGAGTATTTACTGAACTTACGGTGGTGGGATTGGCCCTTGGAAAAGATCACTGAAAATCTGGAAATGCTCACCCATCCGCCGAAAGGCGTGTAA
- a CDS encoding DUF433 domain-containing protein, which produces MKSSFKDYITIDPNKRFGKAIIKGTRISVGDVLQWLSMGMTTDEIQADFPELNLEMIQACLSFAASREGQIGLAH; this is translated from the coding sequence ATGAAGTCATCCTTTAAAGATTATATAACCATAGACCCCAATAAACGATTTGGGAAAGCAATTATAAAAGGGACTCGTATAAGCGTTGGAGATGTTCTTCAGTGGTTAAGCATGGGAATGACTACCGATGAAATTCAAGCTGACTTTCCTGAACTAAATCTTGAAATGATTCAGGCCTGCTTGAGTTTTGCTGCCAGCAGAGAAGGGCAAATTGGTCTGGCACACTAA
- a CDS encoding DUF5615 family PIN-like protein, with protein sequence MLLFDQNISRKILKLLEESFPNSAHVTELGLANATDREIWEFAKYHQFTIVSFDVDFYNYSIIWGPPPKIIWIRTFNQRTAFLAELLQYYSSQIFDFINSEELECLEIKG encoded by the coding sequence ATGTTACTTTTCGATCAAAATATTTCTCGAAAGATTTTAAAGCTTCTGGAGGAAAGTTTCCCGAACTCTGCGCATGTTACCGAATTAGGATTAGCTAATGCTACAGATCGCGAAATTTGGGAATTCGCAAAATATCATCAATTCACCATTGTGAGCTTTGATGTAGATTTTTACAATTACTCTATAATTTGGGGACCTCCTCCAAAAATAATTTGGATTAGAACATTCAATCAGAGAACAGCATTTTTAGCCGAGCTACTTCAATATTACAGCAGTCAAATTTTCGACTTCATCAATAGCGAAGAATTGGAATGCCTGGAAATCAAAGGTTGA
- a CDS encoding 4Fe-4S binding protein, with the protein MAIKITDECINCGACEPECPNNAIYEGAQEWRFSDGTGLSGMVKPKSGGEYDADEAQEPVDYDVFYIVTDKCTECVGFHEEPQCAEVCPVDCCVPDEDHVESQEELLSKKDFLHLD; encoded by the coding sequence ATGGCTATCAAGATAACGGACGAATGTATTAATTGCGGAGCCTGCGAGCCGGAGTGTCCGAACAATGCTATTTATGAGGGCGCACAAGAATGGCGTTTCTCTGATGGTACGGGATTGAGCGGTATGGTGAAGCCGAAAAGTGGTGGCGAATATGATGCCGATGAAGCTCAGGAACCGGTGGATTATGACGTATTTTATATTGTAACCGACAAGTGTACTGAGTGTGTGGGTTTCCATGAAGAACCTCAATGTGCTGAAGTATGTCCGGTAGATTGCTGTGTGCCTGATGAAGACCATGTAGAGTCGCAAGAAGAATTATTGTCGAAGAAAGATTTTCTACACCTCGATTGA
- a CDS encoding acyl-CoA reductase, protein MLSLEQRIDAFDRLGRFMSQYREERQDEDLQKLNKHFLKEYQVCIKDAELFNHWFSEDNLHFALQSWSEALSREQLEAWTIDYEADFFEHDRGTKTVALIMAGNIPLVGFHDLLSVLIAGHKALIKPSSDDAKLIPFFCQILVAINAEFAAYLQFADGQMKDFDAVIATGSNNSSRYFESYFGKYPNIIRKNRSSLAILSGEETKEQLELLGEDIFRYFGLGCRNVSKVYVPQDFELQKLFEAFYKFQAVCDNNKYANNYDYNRAIYLMEHHDFLENGFFIIKENESLHAPVSVLHYERYDKVEDLKTKIEADAENIQCIVTELEAFPNSVSFGESQKPKLWDYADNVDSLAFLRSL, encoded by the coding sequence ATGCTGTCATTAGAGCAAAGGATCGACGCCTTCGATAGACTTGGGCGATTTATGTCACAATACCGTGAAGAGCGTCAAGATGAAGATCTGCAAAAACTAAATAAACACTTCCTCAAAGAATATCAGGTTTGCATTAAGGATGCAGAACTCTTTAATCACTGGTTTAGTGAGGATAACCTCCATTTCGCCCTACAATCTTGGTCGGAGGCTTTAAGCCGCGAACAACTGGAAGCTTGGACCATTGACTACGAAGCCGACTTCTTTGAACATGATCGTGGAACCAAAACCGTAGCCTTAATTATGGCGGGAAATATTCCTCTCGTAGGTTTCCATGATTTGCTTTCAGTTTTAATCGCCGGCCACAAAGCCTTAATTAAGCCCAGCTCCGACGACGCAAAATTGATTCCTTTTTTCTGCCAAATTCTGGTTGCCATAAATGCAGAGTTCGCTGCCTATTTGCAATTTGCTGATGGTCAGATGAAAGATTTTGACGCGGTAATCGCCACTGGCAGTAATAATTCATCTCGTTATTTCGAATCTTATTTTGGGAAATACCCCAATATAATTCGGAAAAACCGCTCCTCTCTCGCCATTCTGAGTGGAGAAGAAACTAAAGAGCAACTCGAGCTTTTAGGGGAAGATATCTTCCGCTACTTTGGTTTGGGCTGTCGCAATGTTTCTAAGGTTTACGTACCTCAAGATTTTGAATTGCAAAAATTATTCGAAGCCTTCTACAAGTTCCAGGCGGTATGCGACAATAATAAATACGCCAATAATTACGATTACAATCGGGCGATCTATTTAATGGAGCATCATGACTTTCTAGAAAATGGATTCTTCATTATTAAGGAAAATGAAAGCCTTCATGCTCCGGTTTCCGTTCTGCACTATGAGCGCTATGACAAGGTGGAGGATTTGAAAACTAAGATCGAGGCCGATGCGGAAAATATTCAATGCATAGTTACCGAGTTGGAAGCCTTCCCAAATTCAGTGTCTTTCGGCGAAAGCCAGAAACCCAAATTATGGGATTATGCTGATAATGTCGACAGCTTGGCCTTCCTTCGGAGCCTTTAG
- a CDS encoding PASTA domain-containing protein: MKLLRFLVSKTFFVNLIIMALVSAGLIWLLNYSLDRYTEHGISVQVPDLSGMALTEVETTLSEKKLSFAIIDSAEYDPSFPRGSVISQYPDAGNQVKTGRELKLTINPFFPRKVELPDLIEKTKRRAIYDLESKGFKVGELKYRPYIGKDVVIDVLIDERSLMPGTKLKKGTTVDLVLGMGLSDDLVRSPYLRWKSLAEAEDYLQLRSFNLGSVIYDEEITDSATALVYRQNPAPSKEPSIRMGREIDIWLTNDYTKIVNDSLEFQNLHLQDSLRNDTTPTP, encoded by the coding sequence ATGAAGCTCCTGCGTTTCTTAGTAAGCAAGACTTTTTTTGTAAACCTCATCATAATGGCCCTGGTATCTGCCGGCCTGATTTGGTTACTCAATTACAGCCTCGATCGTTATACCGAACACGGAATTAGTGTACAGGTGCCCGATTTAAGTGGCATGGCCTTAACCGAGGTGGAGACTACCCTTAGCGAAAAGAAACTCAGTTTTGCAATTATCGATTCTGCGGAATACGATCCCAGTTTTCCTCGTGGCTCTGTGATTAGTCAGTATCCCGATGCAGGAAATCAGGTTAAAACCGGAAGGGAATTAAAATTGACCATCAATCCTTTTTTCCCACGTAAAGTGGAACTACCGGATTTGATTGAAAAGACCAAACGTCGCGCTATTTACGACCTAGAGTCCAAAGGCTTTAAAGTAGGTGAATTGAAGTATCGCCCTTATATCGGAAAAGATGTAGTGATTGATGTATTAATTGATGAACGCAGTTTAATGCCTGGCACCAAATTGAAAAAAGGCACTACAGTAGACTTGGTTTTAGGGATGGGCCTTAGTGATGATTTAGTACGCTCTCCTTACCTACGTTGGAAAAGCCTGGCTGAAGCCGAGGATTATTTACAATTGCGTTCCTTCAATTTAGGTTCGGTGATTTATGATGAAGAAATCACGGATTCGGCTACCGCATTAGTGTATCGCCAAAATCCAGCTCCAAGTAAAGAACCAAGCATTCGTATGGGACGTGAAATTGACATCTGGCTTACAAACGACTACACTAAAATTGTGAACGACTCGTTAGAGTTTCAAAACCTTCACCTCCAGGATTCTCTTAGGAATGACACAACGCCAACACCTTAA
- a CDS encoding T9SS type A sorting domain-containing protein: MTQRQHLKLLPLFALSILCFALQAQRQEYLSGISALPLNPETQAQPLAKSNAVLSLPFVDDFSYNSNIPDPSKWEVSDIWVNQTWAISPISLGVASFDGLNRYGRPYSAVPKDSICDILISQSINLNSPTDSVYLSFYYQAGGWGEQPAVGTDSLILQFWNDQNSNWESVWSNETYPTTYFKNAMVYVPNRYHQANFKFRFYNYGAYYGALDTWHIDYVYLNDRRSFKDSIPNDIAFTRPHPSLLINYESVPWWHINQAFNIQSIFKKEVDLYYRRNRQSSASKPNLNLGFYEVSLNGNLLQKQVNTSATLEQGHLPNEETQYTIPQVGEPRLNFVNPPYSDEFEFRSYHTFNGVNFDIPENDTIRRIQVFKNYYAYDDGSAERAYEIRNNRGGFIVQRYDVLVNDTLKGLQIYFQPALYDLDNQEFSILLLSNTSGLPSSIIYETDSIYTAQYTDANFYQSYMLDTAIAGPVTTGTVFIGIRQKNSDPLSLGYDQNSRNRTTAFYGELNDMYQSFLGGTIMMRPIFRYAPRDLSQKEEFLTDSFQVYPNPSDGDFQFELPADLHDLEGYQLSLYNLQGQLLAQKAVAPNWDLSHLPSGLYLIRLADSQGKSNWQQKIQIY; this comes from the coding sequence ATGACACAACGCCAACACCTTAAATTACTCCCTCTTTTTGCCTTAAGTATTCTCTGCTTTGCCCTACAGGCCCAGCGTCAGGAATACCTTAGCGGAATTAGTGCGCTTCCCCTCAATCCGGAAACGCAAGCCCAGCCCTTAGCCAAAAGCAATGCGGTTCTAAGTTTACCCTTTGTAGATGACTTTTCTTATAACTCGAATATTCCGGATCCTTCAAAATGGGAAGTTTCGGACATTTGGGTAAATCAAACCTGGGCCATTAGCCCTATTAGTTTGGGAGTAGCCAGTTTCGATGGATTAAACCGATATGGACGACCTTATAGTGCTGTCCCCAAGGATTCAATTTGCGATATTTTAATTTCACAATCCATTAATTTAAATTCCCCTACAGATTCGGTTTATCTAAGCTTTTACTATCAAGCTGGTGGATGGGGTGAACAACCTGCCGTAGGAACAGATTCTTTAATTTTACAATTCTGGAATGATCAAAATTCAAATTGGGAATCGGTATGGAGCAATGAAACATATCCAACTACATATTTTAAAAATGCAATGGTTTATGTGCCTAATCGTTATCATCAAGCTAATTTTAAATTTCGATTTTATAATTACGGGGCTTACTATGGAGCTTTAGACACTTGGCATATAGACTATGTTTATTTAAATGATAGAAGATCTTTTAAGGACTCCATTCCCAACGACATTGCGTTTACCCGGCCTCACCCTTCCCTGCTGATAAATTATGAATCCGTGCCATGGTGGCATATCAACCAAGCTTTTAACATTCAAAGCATCTTTAAAAAAGAAGTGGATTTATACTATCGCCGAAATCGTCAAAGCAGCGCCTCTAAGCCTAATTTAAACTTAGGCTTTTACGAAGTTAGTCTCAATGGAAATTTGCTGCAAAAACAAGTTAACACATCCGCAACTCTTGAACAAGGGCATCTTCCAAACGAAGAAACTCAATATACCATTCCGCAAGTAGGCGAACCTCGTTTGAACTTTGTTAATCCTCCATATTCAGATGAATTTGAGTTTAGAAGTTATCATACATTCAATGGGGTGAATTTTGACATTCCCGAAAACGATACTATTCGACGTATACAAGTCTTTAAAAATTACTATGCCTATGATGATGGTAGCGCTGAAAGAGCCTATGAGATTCGCAACAACCGCGGTGGCTTTATCGTACAGCGCTATGATGTTTTGGTGAATGATACTTTGAAAGGATTACAAATCTATTTCCAACCTGCGCTTTATGATCTAGACAATCAGGAGTTTAGCATCCTTTTATTAAGCAACACCTCCGGCTTGCCATCCAGTATTATCTACGAGACCGATAGTATTTACACGGCACAATATACCGATGCCAATTTTTACCAGAGCTATATGCTCGATACCGCTATTGCCGGTCCGGTAACCACAGGAACCGTATTTATTGGCATCCGCCAGAAAAACAGCGATCCCTTGAGCTTGGGATACGATCAAAATAGTCGCAATCGCACCACCGCTTTTTACGGGGAGCTTAATGATATGTATCAAAGCTTTTTAGGTGGCACTATTATGATGCGCCCGATCTTTAGATATGCGCCTCGAGATCTTTCCCAAAAAGAAGAATTCTTGACTGATAGCTTTCAGGTCTATCCCAATCCAAGTGATGGCGATTTCCAATTTGAATTACCTGCAGATCTTCATGATTTAGAGGGATATCAATTAAGTCTTTACAATTTACAAGGCCAATTATTGGCTCAAAAAGCGGTAGCTCCTAATTGGGATTTATCGCATCTGCCCAGCGGCCTCTACCTGATTCGCCTCGCCGATAGCCAGGGAAAATCGAACTGGCAGCAAAAAATTCAGATTTACTAA
- a CDS encoding RluA family pseudouridine synthase: MREEDQAPEEENEELYEHHRIVADAGQKPLRVDKFLGNLLANTSRNKIQQAAAAGNIRVNDLKVKSNYKVKPEDVVQVVLSYPPREVELVPQDIPIPIVYQDKDVIVVHKPPGMVVHPGYGNFDGTLVNALLFQFQNLPGLNQERPGLVHRLDRDTSGTMVIAANEHAMAHLANQFFERTTERTYWAVVWGNVEEDSGTIIGNIGRSPKNRKIYQVYPEGDQGKHAVTHYRVLERLGYVTLVECKLETGRTHQIRVHMKHIGHTLFNDKEYGGDKILKGTTFTKYKQFVENCFTICPRQALHAKTLGFEHPKSGERLSFDSELPDDMKALVEKWRNYSHFKGQ; the protein is encoded by the coding sequence ATGCGCGAAGAAGATCAGGCTCCCGAAGAGGAGAATGAAGAGCTCTATGAGCATCATCGCATCGTAGCCGATGCAGGACAGAAACCTTTAAGAGTTGACAAGTTTTTAGGCAATTTATTAGCCAATACCTCTCGAAACAAAATTCAACAAGCGGCCGCCGCAGGAAATATTCGGGTAAACGATTTAAAGGTTAAGAGTAACTATAAGGTTAAGCCCGAAGACGTGGTTCAGGTGGTATTAAGTTACCCGCCCCGCGAAGTAGAATTGGTACCTCAAGATATTCCCATTCCTATTGTTTATCAGGATAAGGATGTAATTGTGGTGCATAAACCTCCGGGCATGGTGGTTCACCCTGGTTATGGCAATTTCGATGGCACCTTGGTTAATGCTCTCTTGTTTCAATTCCAGAACCTACCCGGTTTAAATCAAGAACGACCCGGTTTGGTGCATCGCCTCGATCGCGACACCAGCGGTACCATGGTAATCGCAGCCAATGAACATGCCATGGCGCATTTGGCCAATCAATTTTTTGAAAGAACCACCGAAAGAACTTACTGGGCTGTAGTCTGGGGCAATGTTGAGGAAGACTCTGGCACCATTATCGGCAATATCGGCCGCAGCCCTAAGAATCGTAAGATTTATCAGGTCTATCCGGAAGGAGATCAAGGAAAGCATGCGGTTACTCATTATCGGGTACTGGAACGCTTAGGATATGTTACCTTAGTAGAGTGCAAATTGGAGACGGGTAGAACCCATCAAATCCGAGTGCACATGAAGCATATCGGTCATACTCTGTTTAATGACAAAGAATACGGCGGCGACAAAATTCTAAAAGGCACAACCTTTACGAAATACAAACAGTTTGTAGAAAACTGCTTTACTATTTGCCCCCGTCAGGCATTGCATGCCAAAACCCTCGGCTTTGAACATCCCAAGAGCGGAGAGCGTTTATCTTTTGATTCGGAGTTACCGGATGACATGAAAGCATTGGTCGAGAAATGGCGTAATTACAGTCACTTTAAAGGCCAGTAA
- a CDS encoding cytochrome-c peroxidase yields the protein MNRKWITLTLITGAILMVSQCKDDPDTSGPISYGTPYTLEVPSGFPQANTPADNPMTEEGIRLGRFLFYEKALSDDQSISCASCHMQERAFTDATPTSVGTRGIFGRRKAMPLFNLAFHDNFFWDGRVQTLEQQSLHPIRDTVEMDNDLATVIQRLSANPIYPPMFKAAYGSEKITEDRIAKSIAQFERTLISANSKFDRVIRLKTGEQFTELEQRGYELFTSDFDPNGGFGGDCFHCHGERETRYLFGAFGRDLQFVNNGLKAVYTDEGRAEVTNDPADVGKFKVPSVRNVEFSFPYMHDGSIPNLDSLIGFYNFGGHKHVNVDPNMKAAGIGRNWSLGQKQALAAFLRTLTDYEFLEDTTFSNPHIQ from the coding sequence ATGAACCGCAAGTGGATTACATTAACTTTAATCACAGGAGCTATCCTGATGGTTTCCCAATGTAAAGACGATCCAGATACGAGTGGACCCATAAGTTATGGCACACCCTATACCTTAGAGGTGCCCTCTGGATTTCCTCAAGCGAATACTCCGGCCGATAATCCTATGACCGAAGAAGGCATTCGTTTAGGTCGATTCCTCTTTTACGAAAAAGCTCTTTCCGACGATCAAAGTATTTCCTGTGCCTCATGCCATATGCAAGAACGGGCTTTCACCGATGCTACCCCAACTTCAGTGGGTACCCGCGGTATTTTTGGTCGCCGTAAAGCCATGCCGCTCTTCAACTTAGCCTTCCATGACAATTTCTTCTGGGATGGCCGGGTACAAACCTTAGAGCAACAATCCTTACACCCCATTCGCGACACGGTTGAGATGGACAATGATCTCGCCACTGTTATTCAGCGCTTAAGTGCTAATCCGATCTACCCACCGATGTTTAAGGCGGCCTATGGCAGTGAGAAAATCACCGAAGATCGCATCGCAAAATCCATAGCCCAATTTGAGCGTACCCTGATTTCAGCCAATTCAAAATTTGATCGGGTAATTCGATTGAAAACAGGAGAGCAATTTACCGAACTCGAGCAAAGAGGTTATGAACTCTTCACTTCCGATTTTGATCCCAATGGGGGTTTTGGTGGTGACTGCTTTCACTGTCATGGCGAGCGAGAAACCCGCTATCTATTTGGTGCCTTTGGCAGGGATCTGCAATTTGTGAATAATGGTTTAAAAGCGGTTTACACGGATGAAGGTCGGGCCGAAGTAACCAATGATCCTGCCGATGTAGGTAAATTTAAAGTACCGAGTGTTCGTAATGTGGAATTCTCCTTCCCCTATATGCATGATGGCAGCATTCCTAATTTGGATAGCCTGATTGGCTTCTACAACTTCGGCGGACACAAGCATGTGAACGTCGATCCGAATATGAAAGCAGCTGGTATCGGCAGAAACTGGAGCCTAGGACAAAAGCAAGCCCTGGCAGCCTTCCTGCGTACTCTTACTGATTATGAGTTCCTTGAGGATACTACTTTTAGCAATCCCCATATTCAGTAA